In the Deferribacter desulfuricans SSM1 genome, TAATTTTATGGCGCTTTCTATCATTTCTTTAAGCTCTTGTGTAGAAAAATCTGCCAAAGTCAAAAAATCTCTTTTCACTTTTACCCCCATAGCTTATTAATCACTTTTTCTAACTTTGTAATACCTTCGTCAATTTCCTCTTTTGTAACAGTTAGTGGTGGATACAGCCTCACCACATTATCCCCAGCAGGCACAGCTAACATAAACTCTTTATGTAGCTCATTTATAAAATCCATATTATTTACATCATTTAGTGCAACACCAAGCATAAGCCCTTCGCCACGGACTTCACCTTTTCCACTAAAAATCTCTTTTAATTTAGATTTTAGATATAAACCTTTTTCTTGAACTGATTGTAAAAGCTCATCATCGATTAAGTCCAAAACCTTGTTTGCTACTGCACAGGCAAGATAATTTCCACCAAATGTGGATGCATGAGTACCAGGTGAAAGGTATTCTGCAAATTGTTCTTTTGCCATCATTGCACCTATTGGGACACCATTACCCAACCCTTTTGCCAAAGTAATCACATCAGGAATTACATCATAATGTTGATAAGCAAAAAGTTTACCTGTCCTCCCTATCCCTGTCTGCACCTCATCAAAAATCAAAAGGATATCAAGCCTATTACACAACTCTCTGACATTTTTTAAATAAGCTATATCAGCTTTCTTTAAACCACCTTCCCCCTGAATTACCTCTAACATTATCGCAATAACATCACCATCTTTAACCACATTGTATAAACTATCATAATCGTTGTAAGGAACATGCACAAAAAAATCCATTGGTGGCTCAAACCCTTTTTTCACTTTTTCCTGACCTGTGGCAGAAAGAGTAGCATAAGTCCTGCCATGGAAAGACCCTTCCATCGTAACTATTTTGTATCTGACTCCATCATATTTTTTATTCCCATAAATTTTAGCAAGTTTAATAGCAGCTTCATTTGCCTCAGCACCGGAATTACAAAAGAATACTTTTCCGCCAAATCCTCTTTTTGAAAGTTTTTCAGCTAATTCTTCCTGAGATGAAATTTTATAAAGATTAGAGGTATGCAATAATGTTTTTGCCTGATTGCAAATAACTTCGGCAATCTCTTTGTTTGCATGCCCCAAATTTGTAACAGCTATACCAGAAGCAAAATCCAAATATCTATTCCCATCTTTATCAAAAAGATATGAACCATCACCTTTTACAAATTCCAAATCAAAACGGCTATATGTGTTCATCACAAACGACATTACAAACCTCCCAAACTAAAAATCTTTTCGAGGCTGTTACAAAACAGTCTAAGTCTATCAAAATACTACTTATAAGATTGCTTCGTCACTACCACTCCTCGCAATGACTGTGGAATTTGCCATTGCGAGCTTTATGAAGCAATCCTGGTAAATAATACATCGAGGGTATAGCACAATAATAATTACTCAAACACCTCAGATTGCTTCGCTGACGCTCGCAATGACAGTATTTTTGGGTCATTGCGAGGCAACAAAAGTTGCCGAAGCAATCTCTAAACCATATTGATATCAAAAAGTTGATCCATTGTGTAACATCCTCACATCACCTATTTTACAACACACAGATTTTTTTATACAATATTTTTTAAAAATAATAAAGCAAAAGTAAACAGAAGGTTAGCCAATATATACCAAAAAATTTAATATTTTCCTATCCACTTGAGGGTATTGCACAGTAATAGCTACTCCATATCCCAGATTGCTTCGCTAATGCTCGCAAAGTCAGCTAGGCAGTCATCGCGAGGAAGCATAAGCTGACGAAGCGATCTCATAATTGTGATAATTATCAAGTTGTTAGTCTATTATGCAACTGTTTCTTTTTTATAAAATATATATGCAGAATATAGATCAAAGCCTGCATTGCCAACGGATTTAAAAATTGTTCTTTTATTTTTAAAGTCTTTATTAGAATTTATAACAGCGCCTAAGTTAATAATTTCATCTTCTTTTATCCTACCATTTCTTAAAGCTAAAATGATATCACCACTCTCTTTTATACAACCCTCTTTGTTATCAGCAAAAACGCTGCAAATTAGATATAAATTTGAATCAATTTCCTGCATATCAGGTTTAAAAGACCCAATCGCATTGATATGAACATGCTCTTTTAAGTTTAATTTACCACTTTCAAAAAGAGGATGTTTACTATTTGTAGCAGCTATAATAATATCCGATTCTTCTAACAATCTTAAATTATCTGTTAGAATTATATCCCCTGAAAAATACTGCTTTATTATTGAAACAAAGCGATTAGCTTTATCTTTATTTCGATAATAAAGATATATTTTCTCAATTTTCCTCACTGATATAGCTGCCCTAATTTGAGTTTCTGCCTGAGCCCCAGTTCCAAAAACGGATAAAACCTTTGCATCATCAGAAGCAAGAATATCGATCGCAGCACCTCCAACTGCACCTGTCCTAAGAGCAGTTAATTTTGCACCTTCAAACATTGCTTCCACAATACCGGTTTTTCCATCTGCCAAAAAAACAACACCATTAATAACAGGTAGCCCTCTGTTACTGTTTTCGTTGCATACTGCCACATATTTAAAACCAACTTTATCAAGTTTTTCAGAATAAACAGGCATAAAAAGATATGTGGAATCATGTAATGAGCTTAAAATATGATGTCTGTCTGGAACAATTATATTATGTCTATCCAAATCAAACAAAGCATCTTTCATGACTTCAATCAATTTTTTCATATTTAATAATTTTTCTAAATCTTCTGCTTTAAATGTTTTCATAATTTACCTCATAAAAAAGCCATACTTTATTTCATCCTCATTATCCACAAAAAACTCATTTTTGCCTATGATATGTGCTTTACCTTCCACCTCAGGTATGACAGATTTATAGCCATAAAAATCAACAACACTATAAATTCTCCCTTTAAATTTAGAACCAACGATACTTTCTACTACAATCTCATCATCTTTTTGAATCTCATTTTTAAAATAGTGAAGAGCCATTCTACCACTTACCCCTGTCCCAGTAGGGCTTCTATCAACTTCTCCGTCAGCAAATATACACACATTTTTGCTCACTTTATCTTTCCCATTATTTCCATCATAAAATATCACTCCATATAAAAAGCTTAAATCATCATACTCAGGATGTTTAATTTCACATTTATTCATCACAGCCATTTTTATTTTTCTCCCCAAATTTATAAGCTGTTGGACATTTTCCTTGTCTAAACTAATATTTAAATTCTTTACATTTACATACGCATAATATGCACCACCAAAGGCAATATCAAAAACAACATCCCCTAAACCATCGATATAAACTGAACAATTAGACTTATAAATAAATGAAGGTACATTTCTAAAGTAGTATTTATCAAGTTTACCATCACTAATTTCGGCAAATGCTGTGACAATACCAGCCGGAGTATCTATTTTTATTTCTGTTATAGGTTCTTTAAAATCAATAAGTTTAAGTTCATATGCAAGTTTTATCAAAGCGATAATACCGTGCCCACACATTGTGCTGTACCCTTCATTGTGTAAAAAAATCACTCCAAAATCTACACCTTCTCTATAAGGTGGTAATAAAATTGCTCCATACATGTCGGCGTGCCCTCTTGGCTCCAAAATCACTGTTTCTCTAATATAATCATAGTTCTCTTTCATTATTCGTCTAAATTCCAATACTGAGTTTGCTTTAATGTCAGGGATACCATCATAAATAACTCTAAGCGGTTCTCCCCCAGTATGTAAATCGATTGTTTTAATAGCTAAGCCTTTATTTTTGTCTATTTTAAACTCATCAAACTTTTCTTTACCCCACATTTTAAACCTCCCTTATTGATTATAATTCAAGTTTATAACAAATACTTTACATTGGCAAACTTTTTTACTATTACTAAAAAACATACTAAACAAGGAGGGTTTGATGGATCATATCAAAAAATGGTTTTATGAAAAAATTGCAAACAAAACAATTGAAGCTTTTACAAAAAATGGATTTAAAGCAACTTATTTTGAAACAAAAGAAGAAGCTATTAACCACTTTATAGAAAATGCTAAAAACTATGAATCAATCGGTTTTGGTGGCTCTATAACTGTAGTAAAAGAATTAAAGTTAGTTGAAGAAGCAAAAAAGCTAAATAAAAAAGTGCTAAATCATGGAGATCCAAATTTAACTCCAGAAGAAAGAAATCAAGTCAGATTAGCCGAACTCACTTGTGACTTGTTTGTCACATCAACAAATGCATTAACTATCGACGGGAAATTAGTCAATATAGACGGTACAGGAAATAGGGTAAATGCAATGGCTTTTGGTCCCAAAAAAACTATTATTTACACAGGGATTAACAAGGTTGTTGAAAATGTCGATGACGGAATAAAGAGAATCAAAAATATTGCATCACCTATGAATGCAAAAAGACTAAATTTTAACACTCCGTGCGCTCAAACAGGTTTCTGCGCTGACTGTAATTCTCCACAAAGAATTTGCAGAATAATAACTATAATAGAAAAGAATCCACCTTTATCAGATATTGAAGTTGTAATAATCGGTGAATCATTAGGATTTTAGCTAATTTAGGGGGATACCCCCCCTAAATTATTTTAAAATTTGTTAAAATAAAGCTTGCTTTAATTATTTTTAAGTGTATATTGTGCTTAGTTGTTCAGGGCAGTTCGAGAGTTATTCTGGTTTTTCCAAAGTAATTTCCACTGACAAACAACAAAACAAAATAATACGAGGTATAGTTATGAGAGAAGGAACAGTAAAATGGTTTAACGATTCAAAAGGTTATGGTTTTATAACCGAGGATAATGGACAGGATGTATTTGTACATCACACATCTATCCAAAAAGATGGATTCAAATCTTTAGCTGAAGGCGAAAGAGTTAAGTTTGAAGTTGAAAAAAGTCCTAAAGGGCTTGCTGCAATAAATGTAGTATCACTTTAATTAACAAAAATTAATCCTAAAAATTAAAAGCCGCTTTTATAGCGGCTTTTTTGTTTTCTTTTATATTTACACAAAATTTCTAACTACCACATTTGAAAAACACTCCTGAAAAATTTTGATATTTCTTTCGAAATCAACATTTCTTACAAAAGATGCAAACCTTTTATCCAAAAATGGCTTATCAAATATCGGCTTTTGTAAAATAATTTTATCATTTCTATCTACAAAACTTAAAAAATGTAACAAATCTTCTTTGTCAAAATCCTTCCACATGGTAATTCTCAACTCAAAAGGGATGTCATAACTTTTTAACAATTCATAACTTTTCAAAAAATCTCTAAAACGGTAATTTTTTCTTGTAATAAATCTAATATCTTCATCACTAAACCCTTTTACATCCATTGCCACATAATTCAGCAAACTTTTTTCTAACGCTTTTTTAAATTTGGCATAAGAAAAACCATTAGTATCTAATTTTATGCTAACACCTAACTTTTTTAATTTCTCAAAAAAATCTAAAATATGGGGGTGAAAAAGTGGCTCACCCCCAGTAATAGCAACATACTTTATTTTATTAAGTATCAAATATTCAAAAAAATCTTCTGTTTTATCTTTTACTAATTTTTTTAAAACTAGTTCTCTATTATAGCAAAACCTACACAGCAAATTGCAACCAGAGATAAACACAACTGCAGAAACTTTCCCCGGATAATCATTTAAAGATACTGGCTCAAAGTCTGCAACAATCATATTCTAACCCAAATTCATACCTTTCCTTAAATTCTTCCTGTTTCCCATCATTCCAGTTTTGCACAGGTCTATGATACCCCACCACTCTTGAATATACTTCGCACTTTTCCCCTTTCACATTTTCCAACTCATTTTCAAGTTCTTTAATTTTCTTCAAAACATCTTCTTTTTTCATCATAACCTCCTTGATTAATATAATTATTCTTTAAGTAATGATTTTAATTGCTCTATTTCCTGCAATATCTTCATCTTTTTCTCTTCCTTACATATTGGACACTCAAAATGTCTCCCTGATAAATACCCATGAACAGGGCAAACAGAAAAGGTTGGTGTAATGGTAAAATAAGGCATTCTAAATTCTGTGCCTATTCTCTTTACAAGTTCTTTTAACGAATCAATATCTTCTACAGCTTCACCTAAAAAAGCATGAAAAACTGTTCCACCTGTGTATAAAGTCTGTAATTTATCCTGATGATTTAAAGCACTAAATAAATCAACCCTTTTATTGACGGGTAACTGAGTAGAATTTGTATAATAAGGTTTCTCTTCTCCACAGGTTATTATATCAGGAAAGTTATTTTTATCTATTTTTGCCAGCCTGTAACTTGTACTTTCAGCCGGAGTTGCCTCCAAATTGTAAAGCATATCATCCTCTACCTGAAATTCTCCGAGTCTATTATTGATAAACTGCAACACTTTCACTGCAAACTCCACCCCTTCCTCATGAACAATATCCACACCTATAAAATTCAGCAGTGACTCATTCATCCCAACAATACCAATAGTATTAAAGTGATTTTTCCAATACTGCCCAAATCTCTCCTTTATTTCTGAAAGATAATACTTTGCATAAGGGTAGAGCCCCTTGTCAGTTAGGTTTTCAAGTGTTTTTCTTTTAATTTTTAGACTTGTTCTTGCAAGTTCTAATAGTTTATTAAGCCTATCAAAATACTCATCTTCACTTTTTGATAAATAACCTATTCTTGGCAAATTGATAGTGACAACACCTATTGAACCAGTTAAAGGGTTTGCTCCAAAAAGTCCACCACCCCTTTTTCTGAGCTCTCTATTATCAAGTCTTAATCTGCAACACATACTTCTTGCATCATCAGGACTCATATCACTGTTGATAAAGTTGGCAAAATAAGGGATTCCATACTTACCGGTCATTTTCATCAACTCTGCCACTATTTCACTATCCCAATCAAAATCTTTGGTTAGATTATACGTCGGAATTGGAAAAGTAAAAATTCTCCCCTTTGCATCCCCTTCACACATCACTTCAATAAAAGCCTTATTTATCATATCCATCTCTTTTTGAAATTCTGCATAAGTTTTATCTTTCACCTCTCCACCGACTACTACAGCTTCATTTTCATAAGTTGAAGGTACCTTTAAATCCATTGTTAGATTTGTAAAAGGGGTCTGAAAACCTACTCTTGTAGGGATATTTAAATTGAACACAAATTCTTGAATACACTGTTTTACCTCTTTATAGCTCAAGTTATCGTAGTAGATAAAGGGAGCCAAAAGTGTATCAAAATTTGCAAAAGCCTGCGCGCCAGCAGCCTCTCCTTGTAAAGTATAAAAAAAGTTTACAATTTGCCCAAGTGCACTTCTAAAATGCTTTGGGGGAGCACTTTCAACTTTCCCCTCAACACCCCTAAAACCTTTTAGCAATAAATCTCGTAAATCCCAACCACAGCAGTAAACAGAAAGCATTCCAAGATCATGAATATGGAAATCTCCATTTTCATGAGCATGCTTTATCTCTTCTGGGTAAATTTTATTTAGCCAATACTTAGCGGTAATTGTTGAAGAAATGTAATTATTTAACCCCTGCAATGAATATGTGGTATTACTGTTTTCTTTTACTCGCCAGTCGTTATTCCCAAGGTATTCATCAATTAATTCAAAGGCATCATCAAGGGCATTTTTCAAGTCCCTCATATCAGATCTTTTTTTACGATAAAGGATATAAGCTTTTGCAGTTTTTGCATGGCCATTTTCTATTAAAACTTTTTCAACAATATCCTGAATCTCTTCAACTGTGGCAACTCCAAGCTGTCCAAATTTTTCATCTGCTATTTTTGAAACCTCTAAAGCAAGCTTGTTGGCTATATTTCTATCCTCACCACCAACAGCTTTTGCTGCTTTAAAGATTGCATTTGCTATCCTTTCATAGTCAAAAGACACAATACGACCGTCACGTTTTATAATTTTACTTATCACAATAACCTCCAAATAGTTTTTGATGATTTAAATAAGGATTCTTCAGATAATATGGATGATCAGAAACATCCTACCCTCCGTAGGTCTTTTTTGCAGGCCGGTCTCCTGGCTCGCCTTCATCCTACTCGCCCGCCTTCCCACCATGCACCTAAAATACTTTAGATGCTCGGTAGTGGCACGAAAGGGCTTTCGTCCAGCTCACAGTTGCGGGGGCAGCGCCGGATTTTCACCGGACTTCCCGTCACCTGCTAAATTGATTATAGCACAACCTTTAATATTTTCAAACTCAAAATATTATTTTTTTATTACAAAAAACTTCACTTAAAACTTTTGTAATTTCTTGTTGGTTATCTATTTTACTGTTTTCAAAACCTTTAAATTCAACCTTCAGATAATCACCAAAATATCTCACTCTTATATCAGGAAAGTTATTCCTCAATCTATCTTCTGCAATTTCAATCTTTCTCATTATCTTATGATTAGCACCATTTGCTTTAATTCTTGTAGCTATGCACGATTGAGTATGAAAATCTATCTTTGATAAAATTGACTTCTTAATCGCTTCTTTTACAAAATCTTTTCCAAGCCCATTTTCCAATAACGGCGATTTAATATCATACATCTTTAAAGCTTTAAGTCCTGGTCTAAAATCATTTAAGTCATCAAAGTTCGTCCCATCAAAAATCACATCCATATCAAGCTCTTTTTTAATTTTTATAAGTTCTTCCATTATATTATTTTTGCAATAAAAGCACTTTTCACTATCACTATTAAACAGATTTTTGGCAAGCTTTGAGTAAAAAGGCTTCCATGAAACATCTAATAAACTTGCAATTTTATAGGCTAAATTTATTTCATATGTAAACATATTGAGATTTACGCAAGTTGCAGCTACAACATTGCCTTTACCGAGAAAATTAGTTGCTAATTGAAGTACAACAGCACTATCTGCCCCACCACTTAAGGCAACAATAGCACTTTTAAAACGTTTAAAATATGTTTCTATATTCACAAAAAATAACCAACTATCTTAATTTAAAAAATCACCTAATCCTCTTTTCACCTTGTTTTCAAGCTTGTTTTGATACTTTTTCTTCAATTTATCTTTCTCTTCATTTAATCTTCTTTTCACTTCAGATTTTAATTTGTTTTTCCATAAACCTTTTAACTGATCAGTAATCGTTTTTGTATCAACTTTAACCACTGGATTATCAAGCTCCCCTGTTAAATAGACAGGGAATGTCAAAAGTTTTATTTTCTGGTCACCTAATTTAGGAACAGCTACCAAACTGTCTTCCAATCTAACATCTAGTTTTAAATTAAGTTTAACGTCATCATTTTCACTAAAAAACGACCCAACCCCTTTTAAGGTAACATATCCATCTTTTATTTGGTTTGGCACTTTTACTTTAACAACATCTAACGCCTTATTTAAAGCTACTTTATTCATTGAAATATCAATATTATTCTTACCACCAGTTTTAGATAACTCATTAAATACAGTATTTAAATAAAAAGTATTTTTAGAAGATCTTGCAACTATCTCTGGTGCCTGAGTGGACAAATTAGGGTTAGTAGAAATTTCCTTTATTGTTATCGCTAATGTTTCATCTTTAAAGTAATTTGAAGCCTTTATATTGTTTGCTGTAATAAGAGTAGCTGCAAAGACCGGAGCACCTTTAATCAAATAAGATGCTTTTACATTTTGATAACCCATAGCAAGAGCCTTCTCTTTTAATGCTTCTTTGTATGATTTATCTTTTGGTTCAATTTTTAATTTTTTTCTAGCCACTAAATCTTTCAATTTTTTGTACCAGTTTTTAATCTTTGCTAATTTGATTTTCCAATCTTTAGCATTTGATATATAATCTTCTAAAGAACCTTTATCTTTTACGACTGTTTTCTTTTCTGTTTTCTTCTCGACTTTTTTTTCACTGACCTTGAGTGGAGTTATAATCTTTCCTGGTTTTACACGTTTGCTTGATAGCTCACCATCAAACACCTCAACTTTGTCAAGTCTTAATCTTTTTAACAACAGCTGATTTACACTCAAATCTGCAACAATTCTTTTTGCTGAGAAAACATTTTCATCCAACTTTTCCGGATCACAAATTTCTAATTTATTTATAATCAGTTTACCTTTATTAAAACTTACATCAACACTACCAACATCAACAGTAGCACCATTTATCCTTTCTAACCCCTTCACCATGAACTTCTTTATCATTGCTCCAGCAAATAATTGTTGAAAAACAAAAAAACCAATAATAATAACAACGACTAAAGCTACACCTGTAATTCTTATAGGCAAAACCCTTTTAGTCGTAGTTTCTTCTATATCTTTTCCACTTCCAAACAATATCCAGAAAATAATTTTTCCGACAAATGAGTTTTTAAATTTTTTAAATTTTGGAGAACTCTCTGATAATCCAGTTTCAGACATTTTAAAAAGTTTTGATAAATAAAAAATAATCAGACCAAATAAAATACCTAAAAATATCCCAATCAAAAATCCACCACTTGTAAGATAATATTCAAAACCAAACAAAGCTAAAACAGGTGTATTTACAATATATTCAAATAAAGATGTCGCAGCTCTATCAATCAAAAACACACCGATATTAAAAACTAAAGGGATAAACAAATAAAATAAAATCTTAGATATTGCAAAAACAAAGAGAAAAATACCGAGATTTGCATTCAAAATCAAAAAAAGAAAAATAACAAAAATTGTTAGGCCAGGTGCTCTAACAAATCCTGGAGTAAAACCCAACACTGCTCCTAATATACTGGCAAACAAAACTTGTAAAAATGTATTTTGCCCTCTTAATATCTTAAAAAATTTTCTAATAAACATCTTAACCTCCTGAGATTTTGTTCATTACAAAATTATTTTTATTATAACTTCTTGCAATTTCTTCAAATATCTTTCTAAAATGATAACCACATATAGCTAAATAAACAGCTAATGGGAAGGTTTTTGGTTTTTTTAAAACAACCCAGATCAAAAACCTAAAATAATACCATCTTTCTTTTCCTAAAATACCTAGTTTGATTAAAGACTTAAAAAAAGCTTTTATTCTCTCTTTTGACAAATTATTGACTTTTTCAGGTAAAAAGGGTGGAGTATATGTCTGTATAAAGTATTTTAACCGCTCATAAAAATTTTTTGGATTATAAATAGTTGTTACAATTTTTAGATAACCATCAATAAGTTTTTTTGGTTCTATCTTTGGCTTAAAATTGATGCTAATATCTGTATTATTTCCTGTAAAGATATTTTCCAATAAGCGATTCTCTTTTTTCAATTTGTCGTATAACTTTGTGCCAGGCGGTGCGTTTAAAATACCTACCATTGCTGAAATAATTCCACTTTCTTGAATGAAATTAATTTGCTTATCAAAAATATCTTCTCTATCATTATCAAAACCAACAATAAATCCACCTTGCACTTGAAGCCCTTTTTTATGCAATTTTATAATAGACTTTTTTAAATCTCTTTTAACATTTTGATATTTATTACTTTCTATTAAACTATCCTCATTTGGAGATTCTATTCCAATAAACACAGTATCAAAACCAGCTTTAACCATCAAATCTA is a window encoding:
- a CDS encoding aspartate aminotransferase family protein, translated to MSFVMNTYSRFDLEFVKGDGSYLFDKDGNRYLDFASGIAVTNLGHANKEIAEVICNQAKTLLHTSNLYKISSQEELAEKLSKRGFGGKVFFCNSGAEANEAAIKLAKIYGNKKYDGVRYKIVTMEGSFHGRTYATLSATGQEKVKKGFEPPMDFFVHVPYNDYDSLYNVVKDGDVIAIMLEVIQGEGGLKKADIAYLKNVRELCNRLDILLIFDEVQTGIGRTGKLFAYQHYDVIPDVITLAKGLGNGVPIGAMMAKEQFAEYLSPGTHASTFGGNYLACAVANKVLDLIDDELLQSVQEKGLYLKSKLKEIFSGKGEVRGEGLMLGVALNDVNNMDFINELHKEFMLAVPAGDNVVRLYPPLTVTKEEIDEGITKLEKVINKLWG
- a CDS encoding ornithine cyclodeaminase family protein yields the protein MKTFKAEDLEKLLNMKKLIEVMKDALFDLDRHNIIVPDRHHILSSLHDSTYLFMPVYSEKLDKVGFKYVAVCNENSNRGLPVINGVVFLADGKTGIVEAMFEGAKLTALRTGAVGGAAIDILASDDAKVLSVFGTGAQAETQIRAAISVRKIEKIYLYYRNKDKANRFVSIIKQYFSGDIILTDNLRLLEESDIIIAATNSKHPLFESGKLNLKEHVHINAIGSFKPDMQEIDSNLYLICSVFADNKEGCIKESGDIILALRNGRIKEDEIINLGAVINSNKDFKNKRTIFKSVGNAGFDLYSAYIFYKKETVA
- a CDS encoding proline racemase family protein, whose translation is MWGKEKFDEFKIDKNKGLAIKTIDLHTGGEPLRVIYDGIPDIKANSVLEFRRIMKENYDYIRETVILEPRGHADMYGAILLPPYREGVDFGVIFLHNEGYSTMCGHGIIALIKLAYELKLIDFKEPITEIKIDTPAGIVTAFAEISDGKLDKYYFRNVPSFIYKSNCSVYIDGLGDVVFDIAFGGAYYAYVNVKNLNISLDKENVQQLINLGRKIKMAVMNKCEIKHPEYDDLSFLYGVIFYDGNNGKDKVSKNVCIFADGEVDRSPTGTGVSGRMALHYFKNEIQKDDEIVVESIVGSKFKGRIYSVVDFYGYKSVIPEVEGKAHIIGKNEFFVDNEDEIKYGFFMR
- a CDS encoding lactate utilization protein; the encoded protein is MDHIKKWFYEKIANKTIEAFTKNGFKATYFETKEEAINHFIENAKNYESIGFGGSITVVKELKLVEEAKKLNKKVLNHGDPNLTPEERNQVRLAELTCDLFVTSTNALTIDGKLVNIDGTGNRVNAMAFGPKKTIIYTGINKVVENVDDGIKRIKNIASPMNAKRLNFNTPCAQTGFCADCNSPQRICRIITIIEKNPPLSDIEVVIIGESLGF
- a CDS encoding cold-shock protein, whose protein sequence is MREGTVKWFNDSKGYGFITEDNGQDVFVHHTSIQKDGFKSLAEGERVKFEVEKSPKGLAAINVVSL
- a CDS encoding anaerobic ribonucleoside-triphosphate reductase activating protein; this translates as MIVADFEPVSLNDYPGKVSAVVFISGCNLLCRFCYNRELVLKKLVKDKTEDFFEYLILNKIKYVAITGGEPLFHPHILDFFEKLKKLGVSIKLDTNGFSYAKFKKALEKSLLNYVAMDVKGFSDEDIRFITRKNYRFRDFLKSYELLKSYDIPFELRITMWKDFDKEDLLHFLSFVDRNDKIILQKPIFDKPFLDKRFASFVRNVDFERNIKIFQECFSNVVVRNFV